A window of the Amycolatopsis solani genome harbors these coding sequences:
- a CDS encoding trypsin-like peptidase domain-containing protein, with translation MMTEPNVNPEQPGARDADRLGPRPLARPAVDPAQAAVFGRPQGVDGAFDKLYSPQKANGVNLAPPAPESLAEAFRRPPGAEGVLLERPREATGDPKEADPPLWHSTSDPWRDPGAGAVLAGPAMPAEEEEKPAKRPPGALLSLPELLFGRRVQPKALALLGVVALLVGAAGGLVGWWVADTGTELTGSATISEAEAAKERPAGSVAEIAKRVAPAVVSLEVFKPGAESGEQGSGVMIDPQGYILTNEHVIASAAADPGVKVTAIFVDGTRTEAKLVGADQKTDLAVVKVNVTNPTVLQIGKSADLQVGDTVMAIGSPLALQNSVTAGIVSALNRPITAGGDSGAPPVTYEAIQTDAAINHGNSGGALVDSTGALVGINSSIRSSSADGGSIGIGFAIPSDYAIKIAKSLIKDGKVQHADIGINASSTVAGSSTMGAQVKNVAPGGPAANAGIKEGDVITKIGNRLVRDSAELTVAVRAHDVGEVVPVSLARDGASFVVDVTLASD, from the coding sequence ATGATGACCGAGCCGAACGTGAATCCCGAGCAGCCCGGCGCGCGTGATGCCGACAGGCTGGGTCCGCGGCCGCTCGCGCGGCCCGCCGTCGATCCGGCCCAGGCCGCCGTGTTCGGGCGGCCGCAGGGGGTCGACGGGGCGTTCGACAAGCTCTACAGCCCGCAGAAGGCCAACGGCGTCAACCTCGCGCCGCCCGCGCCCGAGTCGCTCGCCGAAGCCTTCCGGCGGCCGCCTGGGGCCGAGGGTGTGCTGCTCGAGCGGCCGCGGGAAGCCACCGGTGACCCGAAGGAAGCCGATCCGCCGCTCTGGCACAGCACGAGCGACCCGTGGCGCGATCCGGGTGCCGGGGCCGTGCTGGCCGGGCCCGCGATGCCCGCCGAGGAAGAGGAAAAGCCCGCCAAACGGCCGCCGGGAGCGTTGCTCAGCCTGCCCGAGCTGCTCTTCGGACGTCGCGTGCAGCCGAAGGCGCTGGCTCTGCTCGGCGTCGTCGCGCTGCTCGTCGGCGCGGCCGGCGGCCTCGTCGGCTGGTGGGTCGCCGACACCGGCACCGAGCTCACCGGGTCCGCGACGATCTCCGAAGCCGAGGCCGCGAAGGAGCGTCCGGCCGGTTCGGTGGCGGAGATCGCCAAGCGCGTCGCGCCTGCCGTCGTTTCACTCGAGGTCTTCAAGCCCGGCGCCGAGTCCGGTGAGCAGGGCTCCGGCGTGATGATCGACCCGCAGGGCTACATCCTCACCAACGAGCACGTCATCGCCTCCGCCGCCGCGGACCCGGGCGTCAAGGTGACCGCGATCTTCGTCGACGGCACCCGCACCGAGGCCAAGCTCGTCGGCGCCGACCAGAAGACCGACCTCGCCGTCGTGAAGGTGAACGTCACCAACCCGACCGTGCTGCAGATCGGCAAGTCCGCCGACCTGCAGGTCGGCGACACCGTGATGGCGATCGGCTCGCCGCTGGCGCTGCAGAACTCCGTCACCGCGGGCATTGTCAGCGCGCTGAACCGGCCGATCACCGCGGGCGGCGACAGCGGCGCCCCGCCGGTCACCTACGAAGCCATCCAGACCGACGCCGCGATCAACCACGGCAACTCGGGCGGCGCGCTCGTCGACTCCACCGGTGCGCTGGTCGGCATCAACTCGTCGATCCGCTCGTCCAGCGCGGACGGCGGCAGCATCGGCATCGGCTTCGCCATCCCGAGCGACTACGCGATCAAGATCGCGAAGTCGCTGATCAAGGACGGCAAGGTCCAGCACGCGGACATCGGCATCAACGCGTCGTCGACGGTCGCCGGCTCGTCCACGATGGGCGCGCAGGTCAAGAACGTCGCCCCCGGCGGCCCGGCCGCCAACGCGGGCATCAAGGAGGGCGACGTGATCACGAAGATCGGCAACCGGCTGGTCCGCGACTCCGCGGAACTGACGGTCGCGGTCCGCGCCCACGACGTCGGCGAAGTGGTCCCGGTGTCACTGGCCCGCGATGGCGCGAGCTTCGTCGTGGACGTAACCCTGGCTTCCGACTGA
- a CDS encoding aminoglycoside phosphotransferase family protein: MVTDLRVPPLFAARAPRVLGPEAVPWLADLPRLAARYARRWGLTFEGEAMHGYVGVAQPARLPDGTPVVLKLGWRDEESADEPLALSTWAGRGAVLLLDSAPADGVLLLERLDADHTLDDLPLREAIPLIGGLARRLAVPAPPSLKRHLRTEAAELAEELPRRWAELGEPFERRLVDDAVALCRELGPDAGELLVNEDLHFENVLAGTREPWLVIDPKPLAGDLEWGVIPLFWNRFTESTLDERFALIVASHELDASKARAWTLVRAVQNWIWMVEELDETGEDSDDPAFVTVAEIAPWAASR, from the coding sequence GTGGTGACCGATCTTCGCGTTCCGCCGCTCTTCGCCGCCCGCGCGCCCCGGGTGCTCGGCCCCGAGGCCGTCCCCTGGCTCGCGGACCTACCCCGGCTCGCCGCCCGGTACGCCCGCCGGTGGGGCCTGACGTTCGAGGGCGAGGCGATGCACGGCTACGTCGGCGTGGCGCAGCCGGCACGCCTGCCCGACGGCACGCCGGTGGTGCTGAAGCTCGGCTGGCGCGACGAAGAGTCGGCGGACGAGCCCCTCGCACTGTCCACATGGGCCGGTCGGGGTGCGGTGCTGCTGCTGGACTCCGCGCCGGCCGACGGCGTCCTGCTGCTCGAACGGCTCGACGCGGACCACACCCTGGACGACCTCCCGCTGCGCGAAGCGATCCCGCTCATCGGCGGTCTGGCGCGCCGGCTTGCCGTGCCCGCGCCGCCGTCGCTGAAGCGGCACCTGCGCACCGAAGCCGCGGAGCTGGCCGAAGAGCTGCCCCGCCGCTGGGCCGAGCTCGGCGAGCCGTTCGAGCGGCGGCTGGTCGACGACGCCGTCGCGCTCTGCCGCGAGCTCGGGCCGGACGCGGGTGAGCTGCTGGTGAACGAGGACCTGCACTTCGAGAACGTCCTCGCCGGCACGCGCGAACCGTGGCTGGTGATCGATCCCAAGCCCTTGGCGGGCGACCTCGAGTGGGGTGTCATCCCGTTGTTCTGGAACCGCTTCACCGAGTCCACACTGGACGAACGGTTCGCGCTGATCGTCGCTTCGCACGAACTGGACGCTTCGAAGGCACGGGCGTGGACGCTCGTGCGAGCCGTGCAGAACTGGATCTGGATGGTCGAAGAGCTCGACGAGACCGGCGAAGACAGCGACGACCCGGCGTTCGTCACAGTGGCGGAAATCGCCCCCTGGGCAGCCAGCCGATAG
- a CDS encoding acyl-CoA dehydrogenase family protein: MARLAQTAGLTDVQSEILATVRQFVDKEVIPHAQELEHADTYPADIVEGMKEMGLFGITIPEEYGGLGESLLTYALVVEEIARGWMSVSGVINTHFIVAHMISRHGTEAQKQHFLPRMATGEVRGSFSMSEPDLGSDVAAIKTRARRDGDGYVIDGSKMWLTNGGSSNLIALLVKTDEGAEKAHQNLTTFLVEKPEGFGEVAPGLTIPGKIDKMGYKGVDTTEAVFDGYRIGADMVLGEAPGRGFAYMMDGVEVGRVNVAARACGIAIRAFELAVEYAQQRKTFGKAIAEHQAVAFKLAEMATKVEAAHLMMVNAARLKDSGERNDVEAGMAKLIASEYCAEVTQDAFRIHGGYGYSKEYEIERLMREAPFLLIGEGTSEIQKTIISRGLLREYKSRS, from the coding sequence ATGGCCCGTCTCGCCCAGACCGCCGGCCTCACCGACGTGCAGTCGGAGATCCTCGCCACCGTCCGCCAGTTCGTGGACAAGGAGGTCATCCCGCACGCACAGGAGCTCGAACACGCCGACACCTACCCGGCGGACATCGTCGAGGGCATGAAGGAGATGGGCCTGTTCGGGATCACGATCCCGGAGGAGTACGGCGGGCTCGGCGAGTCGCTGCTGACCTACGCGCTGGTCGTCGAGGAGATCGCGCGGGGCTGGATGAGCGTCTCCGGCGTCATCAACACCCACTTCATCGTGGCGCACATGATCTCCCGCCACGGCACGGAAGCGCAGAAGCAGCACTTCCTCCCGCGCATGGCCACCGGCGAGGTCCGCGGCTCGTTCTCGATGTCGGAACCGGACCTCGGCTCGGACGTCGCCGCGATCAAGACCCGCGCCCGCCGCGACGGCGACGGTTACGTCATCGACGGCTCCAAGATGTGGCTGACCAACGGCGGCTCGTCCAACCTGATCGCGCTGCTCGTCAAGACGGACGAAGGGGCCGAGAAGGCCCACCAGAACCTGACGACGTTCCTGGTCGAGAAGCCCGAGGGCTTCGGCGAGGTGGCGCCGGGCCTGACCATCCCCGGCAAGATCGACAAGATGGGCTACAAGGGCGTCGACACGACCGAAGCGGTCTTCGACGGCTACCGCATCGGGGCCGACATGGTCCTCGGCGAGGCCCCGGGCCGCGGGTTCGCGTACATGATGGACGGTGTCGAGGTCGGCCGCGTGAACGTCGCGGCGCGGGCGTGCGGCATCGCGATCCGCGCGTTCGAGCTGGCGGTGGAGTACGCCCAGCAGCGCAAGACGTTCGGCAAGGCGATCGCCGAGCACCAGGCCGTGGCGTTCAAGCTCGCGGAGATGGCGACCAAGGTCGAAGCGGCCCACCTGATGATGGTGAACGCGGCCCGGCTGAAGGATTCGGGCGAGCGCAACGACGTCGAGGCCGGGATGGCGAAGCTGATCGCGTCGGAGTACTGCGCGGAGGTCACGCAGGACGCGTTCCGCATCCACGGCGGCTACGGGTACTCGAAGGAGTACGAGATCGAGCGCCTGATGCGCGAGGCCCCGTTCCTGCTGATCGGCGAGGGCACGAGCGAGATCCAGAAGACGATCATCAGCCGCGGCCTGCTGCGGGAGTACAAGTCACGGAGCTGA
- a CDS encoding DUF1003 domain-containing protein: MPEPTSGRRLDQPRGQNRFRLNIDPDSFGRFTERIARFLGTGKYLFWQTLIVIVWIVLNLAAVSLRWDPYPFILLNLAFSTQAAYAAPLILLAQNRQDDRDRVSLEEDRNRALQTKADTEYLARELAALRLAVGEVATRDYLRSELDRLREDLSVKPRKAKADRGATGT, encoded by the coding sequence GTGCCTGAGCCGACTTCGGGACGGCGGCTCGACCAGCCCCGCGGCCAGAACCGGTTCAGGCTGAACATCGACCCCGATTCGTTCGGCCGGTTCACCGAGCGGATCGCGCGGTTCCTCGGCACCGGGAAGTACCTGTTCTGGCAGACGCTGATCGTGATCGTCTGGATCGTGCTGAACCTGGCGGCGGTGTCGCTGCGCTGGGACCCGTACCCGTTCATCCTGCTCAACCTGGCGTTTTCGACGCAGGCGGCGTACGCGGCGCCGCTGATCCTGCTCGCGCAGAACCGGCAGGACGACCGCGACCGCGTCTCCCTGGAGGAGGACCGGAACCGGGCACTGCAGACGAAAGCCGACACGGAATACCTGGCCCGGGAGCTGGCGGCGCTGCGGCTGGCGGTCGGCGAGGTGGCCACGCGGGACTACCTGCGCAGCGAGCTGGACCGGCTCCGGGAGGACCTTTCCGTGAAGCCCAGGAAGGCCAAGGCGGACCGGGGCGCTACCGGTACGTAA
- a CDS encoding Mrp/NBP35 family ATP-binding protein, which translates to MTSTQQLPSVDDVRSALKSVQDPEIRKPITDLGMVKDVVVGDDGVVTVGIYLTVAGCPLKATLTNDTKEAVSKLPGVADVRVELDVMSDEQRSELRKSLRGDAAEPVIPFAQPGSMTRVYCVASGKGGVGKSSVTVNLAAAMAARGLSVGVVDADIYGHSIPRMLGAREKPTKVDTMIMPPQSHGVKVISIGMFTPGNTPVVWRGPMLHRALQQFLADVFWGDLDILLLDLPPGTGDIAISVAQLIPNAEILVVTTPQQAAAEVAERAGAIALQTRQRVAGVIENMSWLEQADGSRLELFGAGGGQTVADSLTKSIGSEVPLLGQVPMDPRVVAQGDAGTPIVLSEPEAPASAVLNDVAKKLSVRARGLAGMMLNVTPAGR; encoded by the coding sequence GTGACCAGTACGCAGCAGCTCCCCAGCGTCGACGACGTCCGCAGCGCGCTGAAGAGCGTGCAAGACCCGGAGATCCGCAAACCCATCACGGACCTGGGGATGGTCAAGGACGTGGTCGTCGGCGACGACGGCGTCGTGACGGTCGGGATCTACCTGACGGTCGCGGGCTGCCCGCTGAAGGCGACGCTGACCAACGACACGAAGGAAGCCGTCTCGAAGCTCCCCGGCGTCGCGGACGTGCGCGTCGAGCTCGACGTCATGAGTGACGAACAGCGCTCCGAGCTGCGGAAGTCGCTGCGCGGGGACGCGGCGGAGCCGGTGATCCCGTTCGCGCAGCCGGGCTCGATGACCCGCGTGTACTGCGTGGCCTCGGGCAAGGGCGGCGTCGGCAAGTCGTCGGTCACGGTGAACCTGGCCGCGGCGATGGCCGCGCGGGGCCTGTCGGTCGGCGTCGTGGACGCGGACATCTACGGCCACTCGATCCCCCGCATGCTGGGCGCGCGCGAGAAGCCGACCAAGGTCGACACGATGATCATGCCGCCGCAGTCCCACGGCGTGAAGGTGATCTCGATCGGCATGTTCACCCCGGGCAACACCCCGGTGGTGTGGCGCGGCCCGATGCTGCACCGCGCGCTGCAGCAGTTCCTCGCCGACGTGTTCTGGGGCGACCTCGACATCCTGCTGCTGGACCTGCCGCCGGGCACCGGTGACATCGCGATCTCGGTGGCCCAGCTGATCCCGAACGCGGAGATCCTGGTCGTCACGACCCCGCAGCAGGCGGCGGCCGAGGTGGCCGAGCGCGCGGGCGCGATCGCGCTGCAGACGCGCCAGCGCGTGGCGGGCGTCATCGAGAACATGTCGTGGCTGGAGCAGGCCGACGGCTCCCGGCTCGAGCTCTTCGGCGCCGGCGGCGGCCAGACGGTGGCCGACTCGCTGACGAAGTCGATCGGCTCCGAGGTCCCGCTGCTCGGCCAGGTCCCGATGGACCCGCGGGTGGTCGCCCAGGGCGACGCGGGCACACCGATCGTGCTGTCCGAGCCGGAGGCGCCCGCGTCGGCGGTGCTGAACGACGTCGCGAAGAAGCTTTCGGTCCGGGCCCGCGGCCTGGCGGGGATGATGCTGAACGTGACGCCGGCCGGCCGCTGA
- a CDS encoding slipin family protein yields MVVEILSAVVVAGGAWLAASVRVVKQYERGLVFRFGRVRAKVREPGLAVLVPFMDRIQKVNMQIVTMPIPAQDGITRDNVTVRVDAVVYFKVIDPVVAAVNVQDYRSAVGQVAQTSLRSIIGKSELDDLLSNRERLNEGLELMIDSPALDWGIHIDRVEIKDVALPEAMKRSMSRQAEAERERRARVISADGELQASHKLAQAAATMADTPSALQLRLLETVVQVSSEKNSTLVLPFPVELLRFLDAQTPKPAPPEPPAEAKPEVNGHATPAPRAPGDAVLPD; encoded by the coding sequence ATGGTGGTGGAGATCCTCAGCGCCGTCGTCGTCGCGGGTGGAGCCTGGCTCGCGGCCAGCGTGCGCGTCGTCAAGCAGTACGAACGCGGACTCGTCTTCCGGTTCGGCCGGGTGCGGGCGAAGGTGCGGGAGCCGGGGCTGGCGGTGCTGGTGCCGTTCATGGACCGCATCCAGAAGGTCAACATGCAGATCGTCACCATGCCGATCCCCGCCCAGGACGGCATCACCCGCGACAACGTCACCGTCCGGGTCGACGCGGTCGTCTACTTCAAGGTCATCGACCCGGTCGTCGCCGCGGTCAACGTCCAGGACTACCGGTCGGCGGTCGGCCAGGTCGCGCAGACGTCGCTGCGCTCGATCATCGGCAAGAGCGAGCTCGACGACCTGCTCTCCAACCGCGAGCGCCTCAACGAGGGCCTGGAGCTGATGATCGACAGCCCGGCGCTGGACTGGGGCATCCACATCGACCGCGTCGAGATCAAGGACGTCGCACTGCCGGAGGCGATGAAGCGCTCGATGTCGCGCCAGGCCGAGGCGGAGCGGGAACGGCGCGCGCGCGTCATCTCCGCCGACGGCGAGCTGCAGGCGTCGCACAAGCTCGCGCAGGCCGCGGCGACGATGGCCGACACCCCGTCGGCGTTGCAGCTGCGGCTGCTGGAGACCGTCGTGCAGGTGTCGTCGGAGAAGAACTCGACGCTGGTGCTGCCGTTCCCGGTGGAGCTCCTGCGGTTCCTGGACGCGCAGACGCCGAAGCCCGCGCCGCCGGAGCCGCCGGCCGAGGCGAAGCCGGAGGTGAACGGTCACGCGACCCCGGCGCCGCGGGCCCCCGGCGACGCGGTGCTGCCGGACTAG
- a CDS encoding DUF4190 domain-containing protein produces the protein MTDPSGDKDRPATDPTVAYDPPPAADTTSYEPEKYDPPAGDATIADTTVAEPAATQSPAAPEPEQPGPLPPGSFETPAAHIPGTPYAAPGQPQPVYAPPAYPPPPYPPYQSYVTPPQYPQPYGVSARGQDNALAIGALVCSILGFCSGITAIAGLVMGHIALSKTNRGEAGGRGLATAAVIVGYVVVALWVGFFTTLIVLSANGQLN, from the coding sequence ATGACCGACCCGTCCGGGGACAAGGACCGCCCGGCCACCGACCCGACCGTGGCCTACGACCCGCCGCCCGCCGCGGACACGACGTCGTACGAGCCGGAGAAGTACGACCCGCCGGCCGGCGACGCGACGATCGCGGACACCACCGTCGCGGAACCGGCGGCCACCCAGTCGCCCGCCGCGCCGGAGCCGGAGCAGCCGGGTCCGCTGCCGCCCGGCTCGTTCGAGACGCCGGCCGCGCACATCCCCGGCACGCCCTACGCCGCGCCGGGCCAGCCGCAGCCGGTGTACGCGCCGCCCGCGTACCCGCCGCCGCCGTACCCGCCGTACCAGTCGTACGTGACGCCGCCGCAGTACCCGCAGCCGTACGGGGTTTCGGCGCGCGGGCAGGACAACGCGCTGGCGATCGGCGCCCTGGTCTGCTCGATCCTCGGCTTCTGCTCCGGCATCACGGCGATCGCCGGCCTGGTCATGGGCCACATCGCGCTGAGCAAGACGAACCGCGGTGAAGCGGGCGGCCGCGGCCTGGCCACGGCCGCCGTGATCGTCGGCTACGTCGTCGTCGCGCTCTGGGTCGGGTTCTTCACCACCCTGATCGTGCTGAGCGCGAACGGGCAGCTGAACTAG
- the tatB gene encoding Sec-independent protein translocase protein TatB: MFDSVGWGEILVLIIAGLFILGPERLPEAASWLAKSVKKVRDFATGAREQLREEMGPEFDQLRKPLEDLRGLRNFDPKRVVTQHLFDGDADPLGLKGITNGTNGTNGSNGTTVGQTQSQPEPLKPGERPPIDPDAT; this comes from the coding sequence GTGTTCGACAGCGTCGGGTGGGGCGAAATCCTCGTCCTCATCATCGCCGGTCTCTTCATCCTCGGCCCGGAACGCCTCCCCGAGGCGGCGTCCTGGCTGGCGAAGAGCGTGAAGAAGGTCCGCGACTTCGCGACGGGTGCGCGTGAGCAGTTGCGCGAGGAGATGGGCCCGGAGTTCGACCAGCTCCGCAAACCCCTCGAGGACCTGCGCGGGCTGCGCAACTTCGACCCCAAGCGCGTGGTGACCCAGCACCTCTTCGACGGCGACGCGGACCCGCTCGGCCTCAAGGGCATCACGAACGGGACCAACGGAACCAACGGCTCGAACGGCACGACGGTCGGGCAGACCCAGTCCCAGCCGGAGCCGCTGAAGCCGGGGGAGCGCCCCCCGATCGACCCGGACGCCACCTGA
- a CDS encoding DUF4190 domain-containing protein — protein sequence MTYPQDPNNPYGQQYGQQYGYQQPGYPQYPGYPGGYQPPVEGSGLAVGSLVCSILGLVLCFAVGIAGIIMGHIAYGKAKRGVADGQGLALAGIIIGYCAVALNIGLFALFIGIGAFSGWR from the coding sequence ATGACTTATCCGCAGGACCCGAACAATCCGTACGGTCAGCAATATGGCCAGCAGTACGGCTACCAGCAGCCCGGCTACCCGCAGTACCCCGGTTACCCGGGCGGCTACCAGCCCCCGGTGGAGGGCTCCGGCCTCGCCGTCGGGTCGCTGGTCTGCTCGATCCTCGGGCTCGTCCTCTGCTTCGCCGTCGGCATCGCGGGCATCATCATGGGCCACATCGCCTACGGCAAGGCCAAGCGCGGCGTCGCCGACGGCCAGGGCCTCGCGCTGGCGGGGATCATCATCGGCTACTGCGCGGTCGCGCTGAACATCGGGCTGTTCGCCTTGTTCATCGGGATCGGCGCGTTCAGCGGCTGGCGCTAG
- a CDS encoding magnesium transporter MgtE N-terminal domain-containing protein: MAAVNRVFAAQLSGLPVFGPDGESIGRVRDLVAGLRLDAQPPRILGLVVELSTRRRVFVPMLRVTAIEPTAVTLATGSVNMRQFVQRPNEVLVLGQLLDAHAALTASGTRITVVDAGMEPTRTRDWVLAKLAIRERRGGLGRRRSAMQVLPWSEVSGLGLADLGAQPQGAGQLLMLFDTMRPADIAATVRDLPLKRRHEVADAMDDERLADVIEELPDDDQKELLAYLAEERAADVLEAMNPDDAADLLAELAPADQSRLLELMEPEESAPVKRLLKYSSDTAGGLMTPEPVVLTPDTTIAEALAHIRNPELPPALASMVFVCRPPTATPTGRYVGVVHFQRLLREPPAELVASAVDTGLPPLKPEASLAEVTRYFAAYNLTCGPVIDAEDHLIGAVTVDDVLDHLLPEDWRETGLHDTLEEHRA; this comes from the coding sequence ATGGCCGCGGTCAACAGGGTTTTCGCAGCTCAGCTGTCCGGGTTGCCGGTATTCGGCCCGGACGGCGAGTCGATCGGCCGGGTTCGCGACCTGGTCGCCGGGCTGCGCCTCGACGCGCAGCCGCCGCGGATCCTCGGCCTCGTCGTCGAGCTGAGCACGCGGCGGCGCGTCTTCGTGCCGATGCTGCGGGTCACCGCGATCGAGCCGACCGCCGTGACGCTCGCCACCGGCTCGGTCAACATGCGCCAGTTCGTCCAGCGGCCCAACGAGGTGCTGGTGCTCGGCCAGTTGCTCGACGCGCACGCCGCCCTCACCGCGTCCGGCACGCGCATCACCGTCGTCGACGCCGGGATGGAGCCGACCCGCACCCGTGACTGGGTGCTGGCCAAGCTGGCCATCCGGGAGCGGCGGGGCGGGCTGGGCCGCCGCCGTTCGGCGATGCAGGTGCTGCCCTGGTCGGAGGTCTCCGGGCTGGGCCTGGCCGACCTCGGCGCGCAGCCGCAGGGCGCCGGCCAGCTGCTCATGCTGTTCGACACCATGCGGCCGGCCGACATCGCCGCGACCGTGCGCGACCTGCCGCTCAAGCGGCGCCACGAGGTCGCCGACGCGATGGACGACGAGCGCCTCGCCGACGTCATCGAAGAGCTGCCGGACGACGACCAGAAGGAGCTGCTGGCGTACCTGGCCGAGGAGCGCGCCGCCGACGTCCTGGAGGCGATGAACCCCGACGACGCGGCCGACCTGCTGGCCGAGCTCGCCCCGGCCGACCAGAGCCGGCTGCTGGAACTGATGGAGCCGGAGGAGTCGGCGCCGGTCAAGCGGCTGCTGAAGTACTCGTCCGACACCGCGGGCGGCCTGATGACGCCGGAGCCGGTCGTGCTCACCCCGGACACGACGATCGCGGAGGCGCTGGCCCACATCCGCAACCCCGAGCTGCCCCCGGCGCTGGCCAGCATGGTGTTCGTCTGCCGCCCGCCGACCGCGACGCCGACCGGGCGCTACGTCGGCGTCGTCCACTTCCAGCGGCTCCTGCGCGAGCCGCCGGCCGAACTGGTGGCCAGCGCCGTCGACACCGGGCTGCCCCCGCTGAAACCGGAGGCCTCGCTGGCCGAGGTCACGCGGTACTTCGCGGCCTACAACCTGACCTGCGGGCCGGTCATCGACGCCGAGGACCACCTGATCGGCGCGGTGACCGTCGACGACGTCCTCGACCACCTGCTGCCCGAGGACTGGCGCGAGACCGGCCTGCACGACACCTTGGAGGAACACCGTGCCTGA
- a CDS encoding anti-sigma factor family protein, with amino-acid sequence MTAPRGWGLPESHLLPDVVVAFVDGELSHGARDRAASHITRCQACAAEVRAQRQAVDAIRHAGAPSMSAGFLASLQSIPQHTELPGTPDNLAITADGQLVAVQRPDRVAGLRDSGVLGGVAPLGSSAPLGQSPNVLGGGRFKRRAAQGAGVVVSGLVLSALALVGTSADGDGSPEQGGGAPQPANLLPAQLAVPPQPAPKSIPVSTSPAAVPAGIR; translated from the coding sequence ATGACCGCACCGCGAGGCTGGGGACTCCCCGAGTCGCACTTGCTGCCGGACGTCGTGGTGGCGTTCGTGGACGGAGAGCTTTCGCACGGCGCCCGCGACCGCGCGGCGTCGCACATCACGCGCTGCCAGGCGTGCGCGGCCGAGGTCCGCGCCCAGCGGCAGGCGGTCGACGCGATCCGGCACGCCGGCGCCCCCTCGATGTCGGCGGGGTTCCTGGCGAGCCTGCAGTCGATCCCGCAGCACACGGAGCTGCCGGGCACCCCGGACAACCTGGCGATCACGGCCGACGGCCAGCTGGTCGCGGTCCAGCGCCCCGACCGGGTCGCGGGCCTGCGTGACTCCGGCGTGCTGGGCGGCGTGGCGCCGCTGGGGTCGTCGGCTCCGCTGGGCCAGTCCCCGAACGTCCTCGGCGGCGGCCGCTTCAAGCGCCGCGCGGCCCAGGGCGCGGGTGTCGTCGTGTCCGGCCTGGTGCTGAGCGCGCTGGCGCTGGTCGGCACGTCCGCGGACGGCGACGGCAGCCCCGAGCAGGGCGGCGGCGCACCGCAGCCGGCGAACCTGCTCCCGGCCCAGCTGGCGGTGCCCCCGCAGCCGGCGCCGAAGTCGATCCCGGTGAGCACGTCACCCGCCGCGGTACCCGCCGGCATCCGCTGA
- the sigE gene encoding RNA polymerase sigma factor SigE: MQNAVADAGAQPVTLDEATWTPPSWDEVVREHGDRVYRLAYRLTGNTHDAEDLTQETFIRVFRSLASYKPGTFEGWLHRITTNLFLDMARRRSRVRMEGLPEDTDRIVGDDPSPEQVYTDTHLDPDLQAALDELPPEFRAAVVLCDVEGLSYEEIGATLGVKLGTVRSRIHRGRQALRASLERRRAYAPESAKVSV; encoded by the coding sequence ATGCAGAACGCCGTTGCCGACGCCGGGGCTCAGCCGGTGACCCTGGACGAGGCGACTTGGACGCCGCCGTCCTGGGACGAGGTCGTGCGCGAACACGGCGACCGGGTCTACCGGCTCGCCTACCGCCTGACCGGCAACACCCACGACGCCGAGGACCTGACGCAGGAGACCTTCATCCGGGTCTTCCGCTCGCTGGCGTCGTACAAGCCGGGCACGTTCGAGGGCTGGCTGCACCGGATCACCACCAACCTCTTCCTGGACATGGCCCGCCGCCGCTCGCGCGTGCGGATGGAAGGCCTGCCCGAGGACACCGACCGCATCGTGGGCGACGACCCGAGCCCCGAGCAGGTCTACACGGACACCCACCTGGACCCCGACCTGCAGGCGGCGCTCGACGAGCTGCCCCCGGAGTTCCGCGCCGCGGTCGTGCTGTGTGACGTCGAGGGCCTGTCGTACGAGGAGATCGGCGCGACGCTCGGTGTCAAGCTGGGCACCGTCCGCAGCCGGATCCACCGCGGCCGCCAGGCGTTGCGCGCTTCGCTCGAGCGACGGCGCGCTTACGCACCGGAGTCTGCGAAGGTGTCGGTATGA